In one window of Carassius auratus strain Wakin chromosome 28, ASM336829v1, whole genome shotgun sequence DNA:
- the LOC113047436 gene encoding zinc finger protein 208-like: MTVHTGEKPLTCDQRGNSFTQSSDLQDHMNIHTGEKQHACDQCGKIFLWASLLKKHLKVHAKKQPHSCHLCGKSFLHLQSLKEHQGIHNGVREYMCCGCVKTFNSASSLKLHERIHTGEKPYKCSHCDKRFSQSSNLKKHERIHTGEKLYKCLHCDKRFNQTTDLKNHERIHTGEKPYKCSHCDKRFSVSSVLKIHEVIHTGEKPYECSHCDKRFSVSSHLKTHNRIHTGEKPYKCSHCDKRFSVSSSLKRHEMIHTGEKPYTCSHCDKRFSDLSSLKKHERIHTGEKPYMCSHCDKRFSDLSSLKKHKRIHTVEKPYMCSHCDKRFSQTRDLKTHERIHTGEKPYMCSHCDKRFSNLSSLKTHERIHNGEKPYKCSNCDKRFSQTTDLKTHERIHTGEKPYKCSHCDKGFSQSSNLKTHERIHTGEKPYNCSHCDKRFSQTTDLKNHERIHTGEKPYKCSHCDKRFRWSTHLKTHERIHTGEKPYKCSHCDKGFSASSSLKTHKRIHTGEKPYKCSHCDKRFSQTGDLKTHERIHTGEKPYKCSHCDKRFSQTGDLKTHERIHTGEKPYKCSHCDKRFSVLSSLKTHKRIHNGEKPYKCSHCDKRFSVSSILKKHEVIHTGEKPYKCSHCDKRFSHSANLKTHERIHTGEKPYKCSHCDKRFSVSSSMKTHERIHNGEKP; the protein is encoded by the coding sequence atgacagttcatactggagagaaaccactcACCTGTGACCAACGTGGGAACAGTTTCACACAATCATCAGACCTTCAggatcacatgaacatccacactggagagaagcagcacgcatgtgatcagtgcggtAAAATCTTTTTATGGGCTTCACTTCTGAAGAAACACTTGAAAGTTCATGCAAAGAAGCagccacattcatgtcatttgtgtggtaagagttttttgcatctacaaagtttgaaagaacatcaGGGCATACATAAtggtgtgagagagtacatgtgctgTGGGTGTGTAAAGACTTTTAATTCAGCAAGCAGTTTAAAActgcatgagaggattcacactggagaaaaaccttacaagtgttcacactgtgacaagagattcagtcaatcatcaaatctgaaaaaacatgagaggatccacactggagaaaaactgtACAAGTgtttacactgtgacaagagattcaatcagaCAACAGATCTGAAAAaccatgagaggattcacactggagagaaaccttacaagtgttcacactgtgacaagagattcagtgtgtcatcagTTCTGAAAATACATGaggtgatccacactggagagaaaccttatgagtgttcacactgtgacaagagattcagtgtgtcatcacATTTGAAGACACACAacaggatccacactggagagaaaccttataagtgttcacattgtgacaagagattcagtgtgtcatcaagtctgaaaagacatgagatgatccacactggagagaaaccttacacgtgttcacactgtgacaagagattcagtgatttatcaagtctgaaaaaacatgagaggatccacactggagagaaaccttacatgtgttcacactgtgataagagattcagtgatttatcaagtctgaaaaaacatAAGAGGATTCACACTGTAGAGAAACCTTatatgtgttcacactgtgacaaacgGTTCAGTCAGACAAgagatctgaaaacacatgagaggattcacactggggAAAAACCTTacatgtgttcacactgtgacaagagattcagtaatttatcaagtctgaaaacacatgagaggatccacaatggagagaaaccttacaagtgttcaaactgtgacaagagattcagtcagacaacagatctgaaaacacatgagaggattcacactggggaaaaaccttacaagtgttcacactgtgataaGGGATTCAGTCAatcatcaaatctgaaaacacatgagaggattcacactggagagaaaccttacaattgttcacactgtgacaagagattcagtcagacaACTGATCTGAAAAaccatgagaggattcacactggagagaaaccttataagtgttcacattgtgacaagagattcaggtGGTCAACACatttgaaaacacatgagaggattcacactggagagaaaccttacaagtgttcacactgtgataaGGGATTCAGTGCCTCATCGAGTCTGAAAACACAtaagaggatccacactggagagaaaccttacaagtgttcacactgtgacaagagattcagtcaaacaggagatctgaaaacacatgagaggattcacactggagagaaaccttacaagtgttcacactgtgacaagagattcagtcaaacaggagatctgaaaacacatgagaggattcacactggagagaaaccttacaagtgttcacactgtgacaagagattcagtgtgttaTCGAGTCTGAAAACACATAAGAGGATCCACaatggagagaaaccttataagtgttcacactgtgacaagagattcagtgtgtcatcaattctgaaaaaacatgaggtgattcacactggagagaaaccttacaagtgttcacactgtgacaagagatttagTCACTCAGccaatctgaaaacacatgagaggattcacactggagagaaaccttacaagtgttcacactgtgacaagagattcagtgtgtcatcgagtatgaaaacacatgagaggatccacaatggagagaaaccttaa